A genomic stretch from Desulfolutivibrio sulfodismutans DSM 3696 includes:
- a CDS encoding ferric reductase-like transmembrane domain-containing protein, which yields MRRLRAAILFLAPVGLAYAALALALPLVFAGEDRVRSVANLAALATLPCIPLLFLLGVRSPLAVQALGLPRAFRIHKALGLAFPALLTLHAGLHVYRFAKAMGLSYPLAALAVPNTWEMVLGKAALALFFVAWGAAWLGTSGRLPRRIWRPAHLAAYLAAPAAFVHALFRGEDMTRGWLFAVWVVAAATWLMAVGWRAMRSRSA from the coding sequence GTGGGGCTGGCCTATGCGGCCCTGGCCCTGGCCCTGCCCCTGGTCTTCGCCGGGGAGGACCGGGTGCGCTCCGTGGCCAACCTGGCGGCGCTTGCGACCCTGCCGTGCATCCCGCTGCTGTTTCTCCTGGGCGTGCGAAGCCCGCTGGCGGTCCAGGCCCTGGGCCTTCCCCGGGCCTTTCGGATCCACAAGGCCCTGGGGCTGGCCTTTCCGGCCCTGCTGACGCTCCACGCCGGGCTCCATGTGTACCGCTTCGCCAAAGCCATGGGACTTTCATATCCCCTGGCCGCCCTGGCCGTCCCCAACACCTGGGAGATGGTTTTGGGTAAGGCGGCCCTGGCGCTGTTTTTTGTGGCCTGGGGCGCGGCGTGGCTTGGAACCTCGGGACGCCTTCCCCGCCGCATCTGGCGGCCCGCGCATCTGGCGGCGTACCTTGCCGCGCCTGCGGCCTTTGTCCACGCCCTGTTCCGGGGGGAGGACATGACCCGGGGCTGGCTCTTTGCGGTCTGGGTCGTGGCCGCCGCCACATGGCTCATGGCCGTGGGCTGGCGGGCCATGCGCTCCCGGTCTGCCTGA